From Paenibacillus sp. GP183, one genomic window encodes:
- the lepB gene encoding signal peptidase I yields MILLKKMGSWLGSIAIAFVLVVFLGVFIFQSTKVLGHSMDPTLHDTQKVYVSKLSHTFAQAPDYGDIVIIDSRVDQKRTLMNDLLDSPLLSLFLKADDRHVWIKRVIGKPGDTLEFKNHKVYRNGQVLDEPYVKEQMIFESDKQWVVPEGHIWVMGDNRNNSSDSRVIGFIPLDHVLGKKVF; encoded by the coding sequence ATGATCCTGCTCAAAAAAATGGGAAGCTGGCTCGGCTCCATCGCTATCGCTTTCGTATTGGTGGTTTTCCTGGGCGTATTCATTTTTCAATCTACCAAAGTACTGGGTCATTCTATGGATCCGACTTTACATGATACTCAAAAGGTATACGTGTCCAAATTATCGCATACTTTTGCTCAAGCGCCGGATTATGGCGATATTGTCATTATAGACAGCCGTGTGGATCAAAAGCGGACCTTGATGAATGATTTGCTGGACAGTCCGCTGCTCAGCTTATTTCTTAAAGCGGACGATCGGCATGTATGGATCAAAAGAGTCATAGGGAAACCCGGAGACACGCTGGAATTTAAAAACCACAAAGTATACCGCAACGGTCAGGTCCTGGACGAGCCTTATGTGAAAGAGCAAATGATTTTTGAATCGGATAAACAATGGGTTGTGCCCGAGGGGCATATCTGGGTTATGGGAGATAATCGAAACAACAGCTCGGACAGCCGGGTGATCGGCTTTATTCCGCTGGATCATGTGCTGGGGAAAAAAGTATTTTAA
- a CDS encoding GNAT family N-acetyltransferase, which produces MIRKRVPSMDDTVIYRLINQEIVPFSKKYKNHSSISFSSIQQRLLRNTTFVYAKGNRSPLGFISIFIKNRILLVDMLAVNSRFQGRGLGKQLMLEAEQFGLKKKCRTARLFVDDSNPKAIGFYEALGYSSTRYVTELGCYLMDKSLLPV; this is translated from the coding sequence ATGATTCGCAAACGGGTACCTTCGATGGATGACACGGTAATTTACAGATTGATCAACCAGGAAATCGTCCCATTTTCCAAAAAATACAAGAATCATTCGTCCATTTCATTTTCATCGATTCAACAACGATTATTGCGAAACACCACTTTCGTATATGCAAAAGGCAACCGCAGTCCGCTGGGCTTCATTTCGATATTTATCAAAAATCGCATCTTGCTGGTGGATATGCTTGCCGTAAACTCCAGATTCCAGGGACGCGGTCTGGGAAAGCAGCTCATGCTGGAAGCGGAACAGTTTGGTTTGAAAAAAAAGTGCAGGACTGCGAGACTTTTTGTGGATGACTCCAACCCGAAGGCAATCGGTTTTTATGAAGCCTTGGGCTATTCGAGCACTCGATATGTGACCGAATTGGGCTGTTATTTAATGGACAAATCGCTTCTGCCCGTTTAA